The following proteins are co-located in the Bradyrhizobium sp. AZCC 2176 genome:
- a CDS encoding winged helix-turn-helix transcriptional regulator — translation MTDTSRSGCPINLSLEVLGDKWSLLIIRDMMFGNRRHFRELLTKSEEGISSNILADRLKTLLDEKIITREDDPTHKQKGIYSLTEQGIELLPILAQMAAWGYKYLPVSDELGIRAGLLSEGGPKLWAEFMDELRESHLGVKRRKRTGPSVGERLQAAYESVVRRKQVLPT, via the coding sequence ATGACCGACACCAGCCGCTCCGGCTGCCCGATCAATCTCTCGCTGGAAGTACTCGGCGATAAATGGAGCCTGCTGATCATCCGCGACATGATGTTCGGCAACCGGCGGCACTTTCGCGAGCTGTTGACGAAATCAGAGGAAGGTATCTCCTCCAACATCCTCGCCGACCGGCTGAAGACGCTGCTCGACGAAAAGATCATTACCCGCGAGGACGATCCTACGCACAAGCAAAAGGGAATCTATTCGCTGACGGAGCAAGGCATCGAGCTGCTCCCCATTCTCGCGCAGATGGCAGCCTGGGGTTACAAATATCTCCCCGTCAGCGACGAGCTCGGCATCCGCGCGGGGCTGCTCAGCGAGGGCGGACCGAAACTATGGGCGGAGTTCATGGACGAGTTGCGCGAAAGCCATCTCGGCGTGAAGCGGCGCAAGCGAACGGGACCGTCGGTCGGCGAGCGGTTACAGGCGGCGTATGAGAGCGTGGTGCGCCGCAAACAGGTATTGCCGACTTGA
- a CDS encoding dihydrofolate reductase family protein: protein MAKLIMWNLMTLDGFVEGPNRDISWHSDVWGDELEQLGIEQLHAAGGLLFGRVTYELMANHWPSATGEVADFMNAAPKYVFSRTVKKSDWNNTQMFSADVPETVARLKRDSAKDIFLFGSADLADSLIPHGLIDEFRIALNPVILGGGTPLFKPGEKRKLKLIDSRPLSTGVVILRYVPAP from the coding sequence ATGGCGAAGTTGATCATGTGGAACCTGATGACGCTGGATGGTTTCGTCGAAGGCCCGAACCGGGACATTTCCTGGCATTCCGATGTCTGGGGCGACGAACTCGAGCAATTGGGTATTGAGCAGTTGCACGCCGCCGGCGGACTGCTGTTCGGCCGGGTCACCTACGAGTTGATGGCGAACCATTGGCCTAGCGCGACCGGCGAGGTCGCCGATTTCATGAACGCCGCGCCGAAATACGTCTTCTCCCGCACGGTGAAAAAGTCCGACTGGAACAACACGCAGATGTTCAGCGCTGACGTGCCCGAGACCGTCGCCAGGCTGAAACGCGACAGCGCCAAGGATATTTTTCTGTTCGGCAGCGCTGATCTTGCCGACAGCCTGATCCCGCACGGCTTGATCGACGAGTTCCGCATCGCGCTGAACCCGGTCATCCTCGGCGGCGGAACGCCGCTGTTCAAGCCGGGCGAAAAGCGCAAGCTGAAGCTGATTGACAGCCGGCCATTGTCGACCGGCGTCGTGATCCTGCGCTACGTGCCCGCCCCCTGA
- a CDS encoding YciI family protein, giving the protein MLYAILCYHDEDLVGSWTKEQDAAVMNKLAVVQDKLTKQGRLGPVARLLPTTAAATLRKDDPPLVLDGPYAETKEQLLGFYLVDCKNLDEALDVARDLGAANPGGAYEVRPVGQFRPGSVQP; this is encoded by the coding sequence ATGCTTTACGCCATCCTTTGCTATCACGACGAAGACCTTGTCGGTTCCTGGACCAAGGAACAGGACGCCGCGGTCATGAATAAGCTTGCCGTCGTGCAGGACAAGCTGACCAAACAGGGTCGGCTCGGTCCGGTCGCGCGGTTGCTGCCGACGACGGCGGCGGCCACGCTGCGCAAGGACGATCCGCCACTGGTGCTGGACGGCCCCTATGCCGAAACCAAGGAGCAGCTGCTCGGCTTCTATCTCGTCGACTGCAAGAATCTCGACGAGGCGCTCGATGTCGCCCGCGACCTCGGCGCGGCCAATCCCGGCGGCGCCTACGAGGTCCGGCCCGTCGGCCAGTTCAGGCCCGGGAGTGTGCAGCCGTGA
- a CDS encoding methyl-accepting chemotaxis protein, which produces MFQFLKNSSSDRALADALGRSQAVIEFGMDGTIVTANDNFLKALGYSLGEIQGKHHSMFVDPSERDGAAYRDFWAALRRGEFQAAEYKRIGKGGREVWIQATYNPVLDAGGKPIKVVKFATDITARKIKSMEDAGQIAAISRAQAVIAFEMNGSIITANENFLKALGYTLAEIQNKHHSMFVEQGERNSAAYREFWAKLNRGENQSAEYKRIGKGGKEVWILASYNPVLDEKGKPFRVVKFATDVTSQKLATADLAGQIAAIGKSQAVIEFNMDGTIIGANQNFLKTVGYALDEIRGRHHSMFVDPSERDGAAYREFWAALDRGEYQAAEYKRLGKGGKELWIQASYNPIIDLNGKPFKVVKYATDTTAQVLVRLGNERVRGMMESVASGAEELNASVREISEAMTKSRETASTAVGRVEAADAQAKRLNEAAQAMSGIVELIGNITGQINLLALNATIESARAGEAGRGFAVVASEVKNLATQAKQATDKIGQEIGNLNGISGDVVSALDSIKQAIQGVSEYVTATAAAVEEQSTVTSEMSSSMQRAAAEAKAIAQRA; this is translated from the coding sequence GTGTTTCAATTCCTCAAGAATTCGTCTTCAGACAGGGCGCTGGCTGATGCACTCGGCCGGTCGCAGGCCGTGATCGAGTTCGGCATGGACGGCACCATCGTCACCGCCAACGACAATTTCCTCAAAGCCCTCGGCTACTCGCTCGGCGAAATCCAGGGCAAGCATCACAGCATGTTCGTCGATCCGTCGGAACGCGACGGCGCGGCCTATCGCGACTTCTGGGCGGCGCTGCGGCGCGGCGAATTCCAGGCCGCCGAATACAAGCGGATCGGCAAGGGCGGCCGAGAAGTCTGGATTCAGGCGACCTACAACCCCGTTCTGGATGCCGGCGGCAAGCCGATCAAGGTGGTGAAATTTGCGACCGATATCACCGCGCGCAAGATCAAGAGCATGGAGGACGCCGGCCAGATCGCCGCGATCAGCCGCGCACAGGCGGTCATTGCGTTCGAGATGAACGGCAGCATCATCACCGCCAATGAAAACTTCCTGAAGGCACTCGGCTACACGCTCGCCGAAATCCAGAACAAGCACCACAGCATGTTCGTCGAACAGGGCGAGCGCAACAGCGCGGCCTATCGCGAGTTCTGGGCAAAGCTCAACCGCGGCGAAAACCAGTCGGCCGAATACAAGCGGATCGGCAAGGGCGGCAAGGAGGTCTGGATCCTCGCCTCCTACAACCCGGTGCTCGACGAAAAGGGCAAGCCGTTCCGGGTGGTGAAATTCGCCACCGACGTCACCAGCCAGAAACTGGCGACTGCAGACCTCGCCGGCCAGATCGCCGCTATCGGCAAGTCGCAGGCCGTGATCGAATTCAACATGGACGGCACCATCATCGGCGCCAACCAGAACTTCCTCAAGACGGTCGGTTACGCGCTGGACGAGATCCGCGGCCGGCACCACAGCATGTTCGTCGATCCGTCCGAGCGCGACGGCGCAGCCTACCGCGAATTCTGGGCGGCGCTCGACCGCGGTGAATACCAGGCCGCCGAGTACAAGCGGCTCGGCAAGGGCGGCAAAGAGCTCTGGATCCAGGCGTCCTACAATCCGATCATCGATCTCAACGGCAAGCCGTTCAAGGTCGTCAAATACGCCACCGACACCACCGCGCAGGTGCTGGTGCGCCTAGGCAACGAGCGCGTGCGCGGCATGATGGAATCGGTGGCCTCGGGCGCCGAGGAATTGAACGCCTCGGTTCGCGAAATCTCTGAAGCCATGACCAAGTCGCGCGAGACGGCATCGACCGCGGTCGGACGGGTCGAGGCGGCCGACGCCCAGGCCAAGCGTCTGAACGAGGCGGCGCAGGCCATGAGCGGCATCGTCGAACTGATCGGCAACATCACCGGGCAGATCAACCTTTTGGCGCTGAATGCGACGATCGAATCGGCGCGTGCCGGCGAGGCGGGGCGCGGCTTTGCCGTGGTCGCGTCCGAGGTCAAGAACCTCGCCACCCAGGCCAAGCAGGCCACCGACAAGATCGGGCAGGAGATCGGCAATCTCAACGGCATCTCCGGCGACGTCGTGAGCGCGCTCGACAGCATCAAGCAGGCGATCCAGGGCGTCAGCGAATACGTCACGGCCACCGCGGCCGCGGTCGAGGAACAGAGCACCGTCACCAGCGAGATGTCGTCGAGCATGCAGCGCGCCGCCGCGGAAGCGAAGGCGATCGCGCAGCGGGCGTAG
- a CDS encoding DoxX family protein codes for MTVIAETLPASGPARWTGRILSGLVIVFLMIDGAIKLVPWPVVTETMDRMGYGSSETLARSLGIITIVCTVLYSIPPTSILGAILLTGYLGGAMASHVRIGSPLFTHTLFGLYLGLMVWGGLWLRDRNLQTLIPFRR; via the coding sequence ATGACCGTCATCGCCGAAACCCTTCCAGCCTCCGGCCCCGCACGCTGGACCGGCCGCATCCTCTCCGGCCTCGTCATCGTATTCCTGATGATCGACGGCGCCATCAAGCTGGTGCCGTGGCCGGTCGTCACCGAAACCATGGACAGGATGGGCTATGGTTCGAGCGAAACGCTGGCGCGGAGCCTCGGCATCATCACCATCGTCTGCACCGTGCTCTATTCCATTCCGCCGACCTCGATCCTCGGTGCGATCCTGCTCACCGGCTATCTTGGCGGCGCCATGGCCTCGCATGTGCGGATCGGCAGCCCTCTGTTCACGCACACGCTGTTCGGGCTTTATCTCGGCCTGATGGTGTGGGGCGGGCTGTGGCTGCGCGACCGGAATTTGCAAACCTTGATCCCGTTCCGCCGCTGA
- a CDS encoding glutathione S-transferase family protein, with protein sequence MSLTLHFHPLASYCWKALIALYENDIPFTPNQVDLGNPAERAALVKLWGIGKFPVLRDDARSETVPESSIIIEYLDRNYGGRTRFIPDDPTRALQTRLRDRFYDLYVHLPMQKIMTDRLRPEGKRDPHGVEEARAQLRISYAMIEQQMAGGAWAMGADFSLADCAAAPSLFYGSMAEPFGDANRNLAAYLERLKARPSFARVMREAEPYFQMVPKEP encoded by the coding sequence ATGTCGCTCACCCTGCATTTCCATCCGCTGGCCTCGTACTGCTGGAAGGCGCTGATCGCGCTGTACGAGAACGACATTCCGTTCACGCCGAACCAGGTCGATCTCGGCAATCCCGCCGAGCGCGCCGCGCTGGTGAAGCTGTGGGGCATCGGCAAATTTCCGGTACTGCGCGACGATGCGCGGAGCGAGACCGTGCCGGAATCCAGCATCATCATCGAATATCTCGACCGAAACTATGGCGGCCGCACGCGCTTCATCCCTGACGATCCCACCCGCGCCTTGCAGACGCGGCTGCGCGACCGCTTCTACGATCTCTATGTGCATCTGCCGATGCAGAAGATCATGACAGACCGGCTGCGGCCTGAAGGGAAACGAGATCCGCACGGCGTCGAGGAAGCACGCGCGCAGTTGCGGATATCCTACGCCATGATCGAGCAGCAGATGGCAGGCGGCGCCTGGGCGATGGGCGCGGATTTCAGCCTCGCCGACTGCGCCGCCGCGCCGTCGCTGTTCTACGGCAGCATGGCCGAGCCGTTCGGCGACGCGAACAGGAATCTCGCGGCCTATCTCGAGCGGCTGAAGGCGCGTCCCTCATTCGCGCGCGTGATGAGGGAGGCGGAGCCGTATTTCCAGATGGTACCGAAGGAGCCTTGA
- a CDS encoding SDR family NAD(P)-dependent oxidoreductase codes for MPPSPQKVALVTGAARGIGLATAKRFLAEGWQVALLDIEAELLRGAVAGLADPDNTVALHCDVSDAKAVATAMASVSGRFGRLDALVNNAGIAVFAPLLDTSDEDWSRILQVNLTGPFLCTKAAAPLMREHGGAIVNITSISAVRASTLRSAYGTSKAGLAHLTKQLAVELASLGIRVNAVAPGPVETAMAKQVHTPEIRADYHDAIPLNRYGLEEELAEAIFFLCSDRASYITGQILAVDGGFDAAGIGLPTLRGARRNG; via the coding sequence ATGCCCCCCTCCCCGCAAAAAGTTGCTCTCGTCACCGGCGCCGCACGCGGCATCGGACTTGCGACGGCCAAACGGTTTCTCGCCGAGGGCTGGCAGGTGGCGCTGCTCGACATCGAAGCCGAACTGCTGCGCGGCGCGGTCGCAGGCCTCGCCGACCCCGACAATACGGTGGCGCTGCATTGCGACGTCTCCGATGCCAAGGCGGTGGCGACCGCCATGGCGTCGGTGAGCGGACGGTTCGGCCGGCTCGACGCGCTGGTCAACAATGCCGGCATCGCGGTGTTTGCACCTTTGCTCGACACCTCGGATGAAGACTGGAGCCGCATCCTGCAGGTCAACCTCACCGGGCCGTTCCTGTGTACCAAGGCAGCCGCGCCATTGATGCGCGAGCATGGCGGCGCGATCGTCAACATCACCTCGATCTCGGCGGTGCGAGCCTCCACGCTGCGCTCGGCCTACGGCACCAGCAAAGCCGGGCTGGCGCATCTGACCAAGCAGCTCGCGGTCGAACTGGCGTCCCTCGGCATCCGCGTCAACGCCGTGGCGCCCGGCCCGGTCGAGACCGCGATGGCGAAACAGGTCCATACGCCGGAAATCCGCGCCGACTATCACGACGCCATTCCGCTCAATCGTTACGGCCTCGAGGAGGAACTGGCGGAAGCGATCTTCTTCCTGTGCAGCGATCGTGCAAGCTACATCACCGGGCAGATCCTTGCCGTCGATGGCGGCTTTGACGCCGCCGGCATCGGCCTGCCGACCCTGCGCGGCGCACGGCGGAACGGGTAA
- a CDS encoding YciI family protein: protein MRFMMLMIPLGYETAPPDVQLDPERVKAMMKYNEALKEAGVLIALDGLHPPSMGARVSFAAGKPVVTDGPFTEAKEVLGGYWMINVKSREEAIAWAKKCPASENEIIEIRQVQEMADFSEEVQQAAKGFDELQKGNAHKAQ from the coding sequence ATGCGATTCATGATGCTGATGATCCCCCTGGGCTATGAGACCGCGCCGCCGGATGTCCAGCTCGACCCTGAACGGGTCAAGGCGATGATGAAATACAACGAGGCGCTCAAAGAGGCCGGCGTGCTGATCGCGCTCGACGGGCTGCATCCGCCGTCGATGGGCGCGCGGGTTTCCTTCGCCGCCGGCAAGCCTGTCGTCACCGACGGTCCCTTCACCGAGGCCAAGGAAGTGCTCGGCGGCTACTGGATGATCAACGTGAAGTCGCGCGAGGAGGCGATCGCCTGGGCAAAGAAGTGCCCGGCCTCCGAGAACGAAATCATCGAGATCCGCCAGGTGCAGGAGATGGCCGATTTCTCGGAAGAAGTGCAACAGGCAGCCAAGGGCTTCGACGAGCTGCAGAAGGGAAATGCGCACAAGGCGCAATGA
- a CDS encoding VOC family protein has protein sequence MQVNPYLFYNGNCEEALKYYQKVLGAEIGAMFRYEGGPPDMPVPPEWKNKLMHASITIDGEVLMASDATPGDYHQPQGFAVSLQVDDPADAERRFNGLAEGGTVRMPFGKTFFSNGFGMCVDRFGIPWMVNCPKEDM, from the coding sequence ATGCAGGTCAATCCCTATCTGTTCTACAACGGCAATTGCGAGGAAGCGCTGAAGTACTATCAAAAGGTGCTCGGCGCCGAGATCGGGGCGATGTTTCGCTATGAGGGCGGACCGCCCGATATGCCGGTCCCGCCGGAGTGGAAGAACAAGCTCATGCATGCGAGCATTACGATCGACGGCGAGGTATTGATGGCTTCCGATGCCACACCCGGCGATTACCATCAGCCGCAGGGCTTTGCCGTCTCGCTTCAGGTCGACGATCCCGCGGACGCCGAGCGTCGGTTCAACGGACTGGCCGAGGGCGGCACAGTGCGCATGCCGTTCGGCAAGACCTTCTTCTCCAACGGCTTCGGCATGTGCGTCGACAGATTCGGCATTCCCTGGATGGTCAACTGCCCGAAGGAAGATATGTGA
- a CDS encoding DUF2852 domain-containing protein, giving the protein MAYTADVNRWRGPTEEHYRPHMLESPWHPGWIAVTILGFIIWWPIGLALLFFTLGSRKMGCWSHGDRWQNKMERMQYKMDRMRNRMEGRGFGGFGFGAPTSGNRAFDEYRMETLRRLEEEQVEFKNFLDRLRHAKDKEEFDAFMAQHKTRPTPPNDQPQQG; this is encoded by the coding sequence ATGGCCTACACCGCAGATGTCAATCGATGGCGCGGCCCGACGGAAGAGCACTATCGCCCGCATATGCTTGAGAGCCCCTGGCACCCCGGCTGGATCGCCGTGACCATCCTCGGCTTCATCATCTGGTGGCCGATCGGCCTTGCCCTCCTCTTTTTCACACTAGGGAGCAGAAAAATGGGTTGCTGGAGTCACGGGGATCGTTGGCAGAACAAGATGGAGCGGATGCAGTACAAGATGGACCGGATGCGCAACCGCATGGAGGGCCGCGGCTTTGGCGGCTTCGGCTTCGGCGCGCCCACCAGCGGCAACCGCGCCTTCGACGAGTACCGCATGGAAACCCTGCGCCGGCTCGAGGAAGAGCAGGTCGAGTTCAAGAATTTCCTCGATCGCCTGCGTCACGCCAAGGACAAGGAAGAGTTCGACGCGTTCATGGCGCAGCACAAGACGCGTCCGACCCCGCCGAACGACCAGCCGCAGCAGGGCTGA
- a CDS encoding RNA polymerase sigma factor → MTDTAWIDAALTSARPQAVGALLRYFRNLDTAEEAFQNACLRALKSWPQNGPPRDPAAWLIMVGRNVAIDDIRRSKKQEALPEDEAISDLDDAEEQLAERLDGSHYRDDILRLLFICCHPDLPATQQIALALRIVSGLTVKQIARAFLVSEAAMEQRITRAKARVADADVPFETPGAVERSERLTSVAAMIYLIFNEGYSASGDTAEIRSPLCEEAIRLARLLLRLFQSEPEIMGLTALLLIQHARAAARFDADGAVILLDDQDRSLWNKSLIAEGLALIDKAMRHRRSGPYQVQAAIAALHARAEKPQDTDWTQIDLLYGALEVMQPSPVVTLNRAVAVSKVKGPQAALDMIEPLAPRLSNYFHFFGVRGAFLMQLGRNDEARTAFDRAIALANTSAEAAHIRMHLDRLQRDSQPRGKKAGK, encoded by the coding sequence GTGACTGATACCGCCTGGATCGATGCCGCGCTGACCTCGGCTCGCCCCCAGGCGGTCGGCGCGTTGCTGCGCTATTTCCGCAATCTCGACACCGCCGAGGAGGCGTTTCAGAACGCCTGCCTGCGGGCGCTGAAGAGCTGGCCGCAGAATGGCCCGCCGCGCGATCCCGCGGCGTGGCTGATCATGGTCGGGCGCAATGTCGCGATCGACGACATCAGGCGGAGCAAGAAGCAAGAGGCGTTGCCCGAGGACGAGGCGATTTCCGATCTTGATGACGCCGAGGAACAGTTGGCCGAGCGTCTCGACGGCTCGCACTATCGCGACGACATTTTGCGGCTCCTGTTCATTTGCTGCCATCCGGACCTGCCGGCGACCCAGCAGATCGCGCTTGCGCTGCGCATCGTCTCAGGGCTCACGGTGAAGCAGATCGCGCGCGCTTTCCTGGTCTCGGAAGCCGCGATGGAGCAGCGCATCACGCGCGCGAAGGCCCGGGTCGCCGACGCCGACGTGCCGTTCGAAACACCCGGCGCGGTGGAGCGCTCCGAGCGCCTCACCTCCGTCGCCGCCATGATCTACCTGATCTTCAACGAGGGCTATTCGGCCTCGGGCGATACCGCGGAGATTCGCAGCCCCTTGTGCGAGGAGGCGATTCGTCTGGCGCGGCTCTTGCTGCGGCTGTTCCAGAGCGAGCCCGAGATCATGGGGCTGACCGCGTTGCTACTGATACAGCATGCGCGCGCTGCGGCGCGGTTCGATGCCGATGGCGCGGTGATCCTGCTCGACGATCAGGATCGCTCGCTATGGAATAAGTCTCTCATCGCCGAGGGACTGGCGCTGATCGACAAGGCGATGCGCCATCGCCGCAGCGGGCCTTATCAGGTGCAGGCCGCGATCGCAGCGCTGCATGCCCGCGCCGAAAAGCCGCAGGATACCGACTGGACCCAGATCGACCTGCTCTACGGCGCGCTCGAGGTCATGCAGCCGTCGCCGGTGGTGACGCTGAACCGCGCGGTCGCGGTATCCAAGGTGAAGGGACCGCAGGCCGCCCTCGACATGATCGAGCCGTTGGCGCCGCGGCTGTCGAACTATTTTCATTTCTTCGGCGTGCGCGGCGCCTTCCTGATGCAGCTCGGCCGCAACGACGAGGCCCGCACCGCCTTCGACCGCGCCATTGCGCTGGCCAACACCTCGGCCGAAGCCGCCCACATCCGCATGCACCTCGACCGCCTGCAGCGCGACAGCCAGCCCCGCGGCAAGAAGGCGGGGAAGTAG
- a CDS encoding SRPBCC family protein, which translates to MSEVLVIIAVILAIAIAAVLALAATKPGMLGVQRSVSIKAPAETIFPLINDFHQWRSWSPYENKDPAMKRTYSGAERGKGAVYAWDGDKNVGSGRMEILEASAPQKIVIKLDFFTPFEGHNTAEFTMLPQGDGTHVTWLMHGPARFVTRLIQVFMNLDNMIGKDFEAGLANLKRLTEK; encoded by the coding sequence ATGTCTGAAGTCCTCGTCATCATCGCCGTCATATTGGCGATCGCCATTGCCGCCGTTCTCGCTCTCGCCGCAACCAAGCCGGGCATGCTGGGTGTGCAGCGCTCGGTCAGCATCAAGGCGCCGGCGGAAACGATTTTTCCGCTGATCAACGATTTTCACCAGTGGAGAAGCTGGTCGCCGTATGAAAACAAGGACCCGGCGATGAAGCGCACCTATAGCGGCGCGGAGCGCGGCAAGGGCGCCGTCTATGCCTGGGACGGCGACAAAAACGTCGGTTCCGGCCGCATGGAAATTCTCGAAGCCTCCGCGCCGCAAAAGATCGTCATCAAGCTCGATTTCTTCACGCCGTTCGAAGGCCACAACACCGCCGAGTTCACAATGCTGCCGCAGGGCGATGGCACCCATGTCACATGGCTGATGCATGGTCCCGCCCGCTTCGTGACCAGGCTGATCCAGGTGTTCATGAATCTGGACAACATGATCGGAAAGGATTTCGAGGCCGGTCTCGCCAACCTGAAGAGGCTCACCGAGAAATGA
- a CDS encoding TetR/AcrR family transcriptional regulator has protein sequence MSWRKEQRRTERGYHHGNLKEALLQAALGLIAEKGAAGFTFADAARMAGVSPAAPYRHFRDRDELLSSIAQRGFEQFEALLTQAWDDGRPDTVSAFERVGKAYLAFARNEPAFYSAMFESGIPVDLNPTLMAASERAFAIIRAAAERLAAMAPPGMPRPPAMMMALHIWSMAHGVASLFGRGDAARRKLPMSPEDLLEAEVLIYLRGLGFPTDRRPEPKPPGPPPVPPAGPWGTPK, from the coding sequence ATGAGCTGGCGCAAGGAACAACGCCGCACCGAGCGCGGCTACCATCACGGCAATTTGAAAGAGGCGTTGCTGCAGGCGGCGCTCGGCCTGATCGCCGAGAAGGGCGCGGCCGGCTTCACCTTTGCCGATGCGGCGCGGATGGCCGGCGTCAGCCCGGCCGCGCCTTATCGCCATTTCCGTGACCGCGATGAATTGCTGTCCTCGATCGCCCAGCGCGGCTTTGAGCAGTTCGAGGCGCTGCTGACGCAGGCCTGGGACGACGGCCGCCCGGACACGGTCTCGGCGTTCGAGCGGGTAGGCAAGGCCTATCTTGCCTTCGCCCGCAACGAGCCCGCGTTCTACTCGGCGATGTTCGAATCCGGCATTCCGGTTGATTTAAACCCTACACTGATGGCCGCCAGCGAGCGGGCGTTCGCCATCATCCGCGCCGCCGCCGAACGGCTTGCCGCGATGGCGCCGCCCGGCATGCCGCGGCCGCCGGCGATGATGATGGCGCTGCACATCTGGTCGATGGCGCATGGCGTGGCCTCGCTGTTCGGCCGCGGCGATGCGGCGCGGCGCAAGCTGCCGATGTCTCCAGAGGATCTCCTGGAAGCCGAAGTGCTGATCTATCTGCGCGGCCTCGGCTTCCCGACCGATCGCCGGCCGGAACCCAAACCGCCGGGTCCGCCGCCAGTGCCGCCCGCTGGTCCCTGGGGCACCCCAAAATAA
- a CDS encoding YciI family protein, with the protein MRFMVIVKASKDSEAGVMPSTELLTAMGKFNEELVKAGVMEAGEGLHPTAKGARIKYGSGQGGVSRGPFPLSGDLVAGFWLINTKSLDDAIDWMKRAPFLDGDEIEIRQVFAAEDFGEALTPELREQEERLRAQAAKK; encoded by the coding sequence ATGCGATTCATGGTGATTGTGAAGGCCAGCAAGGATTCGGAAGCCGGCGTGATGCCGAGCACGGAACTGCTGACCGCGATGGGCAAGTTCAACGAGGAATTGGTGAAGGCCGGCGTGATGGAGGCGGGCGAGGGCCTGCATCCGACCGCGAAGGGTGCCCGGATCAAGTATGGCAGCGGGCAGGGCGGCGTCAGCCGCGGGCCGTTCCCGCTCTCCGGCGATCTGGTCGCCGGATTCTGGCTGATCAACACCAAGTCGCTGGATGACGCGATCGACTGGATGAAGCGCGCCCCGTTCCTCGATGGCGACGAGATCGAGATCCGCCAGGTGTTTGCCGCGGAGGATTTCGGCGAAGCGCTGACCCCCGAACTGCGCGAGCAGGAAGAGCGCCTGCGCGCGCAGGCCGCGAAGAAATAA
- a CDS encoding nuclear transport factor 2 family protein codes for MAAIDRADSIRAIFAAYLANNRQLVEAALSDDFRFTSPYDDNIDKPTYFERCWKGSEWIERHELEKIVVDGDEVFVTYRCVAKGGRSFRNTEFFVFDGDKVRRIDVYFGATYQNGNFVRQPG; via the coding sequence ATGGCAGCGATCGACAGGGCGGATAGCATTCGCGCGATTTTTGCGGCCTATCTGGCCAACAACCGCCAGTTGGTGGAGGCCGCGCTCAGCGACGATTTCCGCTTCACCAGCCCTTATGACGACAACATCGACAAGCCGACCTATTTCGAGCGGTGCTGGAAGGGCAGCGAGTGGATCGAACGGCACGAACTGGAGAAAATCGTCGTCGACGGCGATGAAGTCTTTGTGACCTATCGCTGCGTAGCCAAAGGTGGCCGAAGCTTCCGCAATACCGAATTCTTCGTTTTCGATGGCGACAAGGTAAGACGCATCGACGTCTATTTCGGCGCGACCTACCAAAACGGCAATTTCGTCAGGCAGCCGGGGTAG